Proteins encoded within one genomic window of Pongo pygmaeus isolate AG05252 chromosome 6, NHGRI_mPonPyg2-v2.0_pri, whole genome shotgun sequence:
- the PTN gene encoding pleiotrophin isoform X2, with translation MQAQQYQQQRRKFAAAFLAFIFILAAVDTAEAGKKEKPEKKVKKSDCGEWQWSVCVPTSGDCGLGTREGTRTGAECKQTMKTQRCKIPCNWKKQFGAECKYQFQAWGECDLNTALKTRTGSLKRALHNAECQKTVTISKPCGKLTKPKPQESKKKKKEGKKQEKMLD, from the exons ATGCAGGCTCAACAGTACCAGCAGCAGCGTCGAAAATTTGCAGCTGCCTTCTTGGCATTCATTTTCATACTGGCAGCTGTGGATACTGCTGAagcagggaagaaagagaaaccag aaaaaaaagtgaagaagtcTGACTGTGGAGAATGGcagtggagtgtgtgtgtgcccaccAGTGGAGACTGTGGGCTGGGCACGCGGGAGGGCACTCGGACTGGAGCTGAGTGCAAGCAAACCATGAAGACCCAGAGATGTAAGATCCCCTGCAACTGGAAGAAGCAATTTGGAG CGGAGTGCAAATACCAGTTCCAGGCCTGGGGAGAATGTGACCTAAACACGGCCCTGAAGACCAGAACTGGAAGTCTGAAGCGAGCCCTGCACAATGCTGAATGCCAGAAGACTGTCACCATCTCCAAGCCCTGTGGCAAACTGACCAAGCCCAAACCTCAAG